Proteins encoded in a region of the Methylobacterium radiotolerans JCM 2831 genome:
- a CDS encoding DUF1007 family protein: protein MPIAAHCPKPPALLLAAALGCAASAAAAHPHVWVTAKAQLVYEGGKLVGVRDTWSFDPEYTAFVTQGLDTDKDGKLSPEELAGLAAENTANLAEFGYFTKLKVGGKDQAFGDPKEPAAHMDDRALVMTFLLPLKTPVQQGRGVAALEVYDPTYFVAFSFAEGADAATLAGAPQGCAATVTRPKTEQPKTADAGSPGMTEAFFEALTAASTYGVQFASRVLVACP, encoded by the coding sequence ATGCCGATCGCCGCGCACTGTCCGAAACCGCCCGCCCTTCTGCTGGCCGCCGCCCTCGGCTGCGCCGCCTCGGCCGCCGCCGCCCACCCGCATGTCTGGGTGACCGCCAAGGCCCAGCTCGTCTACGAGGGCGGCAAGCTCGTCGGCGTCCGCGACACGTGGAGCTTCGACCCCGAGTACACGGCCTTCGTCACGCAGGGCCTCGACACCGACAAGGACGGCAAACTCAGCCCGGAGGAACTCGCCGGGCTCGCCGCCGAGAACACCGCCAACCTCGCCGAGTTCGGCTACTTCACGAAGCTGAAGGTCGGCGGCAAGGACCAGGCCTTCGGCGATCCGAAGGAGCCGGCGGCGCATATGGACGACCGGGCGCTGGTCATGACCTTCCTGCTGCCCCTCAAGACTCCGGTCCAGCAGGGGCGGGGAGTCGCCGCGCTGGAGGTCTACGATCCGACCTACTTCGTCGCCTTCTCGTTCGCCGAGGGCGCCGACGCCGCGACCCTCGCGGGGGCGCCCCAGGGCTGCGCCGCCACGGTCACCCGGCCGAAGACCGAGCAGCCGAAGACGGCCGATGCCGGGTCGCCGGGCATGACCGAGGCCTTCTTCGAGGCGC